Below is a genomic region from Glaciihabitans sp. INWT7.
TGCCGGAGTGATCACCGCAAGCTGGGGCGACCAGATGCGCAGTTACGTGCTGGCGCCGTACCAGATGGTGAAGGATCTGCGCACGGACTACGAAGTCAACAACCCGACCGCGGTCTTCGACGGGGACCTCGACGGCTTCATCAACGCCGGCATCAAGTGGCGCAAGCGCGACCAGAGCGAGTAGCTCGGCCCGGTCTCGCTGCACTCGCTGGCGCTCGCCGCTCGACCACCGACGCACGCGCCGGTCGAGCCGGTCGCTGAGCGACCTGCTCGACCAGCGCGGTGCATGGCCGACCGCCTCGAGACCTAGGCGGGAAGGGTCTCCGGGGCGTCCCCGAAGTCGTCGATCGGCAGTCGCACCCCGCCCTGCAAGGCAGACTGGTGCGCGACGATGCCGGGGAGGGTGAACCGAGCGGCGACCCAGGCGTTCACCGGGGGGAGCGTTCCATTGACGACCGCGGTGACGAAGTCGTCGGCGAGGAAGTGGTGGCTGCCCTCGTGCCCGTCCGGTGCGCCGAGGAAGCTCTCGGGCAGGCGCGAGGCGTCGTGCACCGGGGCGTGGCCGGAGATGAAGGAGGCGCGCAGCTCCGGCGCGACGTGAGCGAGCGCCGCATCATCCGCATCCATCGTCTCGGCGGTGGCGAGGAGCGCTGTCACGTCTTCGACGCCCTCCTTGTTCTGCCAGACCGATACCTCGGCGAGCTGTTCGAAGCTGCCCTCGGTGCCGAAGAAGCGGAAGCGGGACTCGCGGATGTGCGAGGGATACCCCACCCGCCGCATTTCGTTGATGCGCATCGATCCCCCGCCGGCCAACTCGAAGAGTGCGGTCGCGTTGGAGAAATCGTTGTCGAACATGCTGGTCTCCCGGTCGAAGACGCCGTCTCCGCGGTCATCCGTCACCCCGATGCAACTCACGCTGACGGCGTGGGTGGGGATCGCGCCCAGCACTCCGCCGATGGAATGGGTGGGGTAGAGCATGGGTGGGTAGCTCGCGGTGCGCTTCCACTCGGGTCCGCCGCTGTATTCGTAGGCCGCGTAGAACCCGAG
It encodes:
- a CDS encoding Gfo/Idh/MocA family protein, translating into MSISIGVVGAGQFAGQFSKLFKLHPQVSRVLVTDLLPERATELNEAQELDGTVTDFAAMLASDVDAIAIFTQRWTHGSLVLEALRAGKHVYSAVPMAITEEEISAIIDAVRETGLTYMMGETSYYNPATVYAREKFADGAFGRVFYAEGDYVHDMDLGFYAAYEYSGGPEWKRTASYPPMLYPTHSIGGVLGAIPTHAVSVSCIGVTDDRGDGVFDRETSMFDNDFSNATALFELAGGGSMRINEMRRVGYPSHIRESRFRFFGTEGSFEQLAEVSVWQNKEGVEDVTALLATAETMDADDAALAHVAPELRASFISGHAPVHDASRLPESFLGAPDGHEGSHHFLADDFVTAVVNGTLPPVNAWVAARFTLPGIVAHQSALQGGVRLPIDDFGDAPETLPA